One Micromonospora sp. WMMD812 genomic window carries:
- a CDS encoding asparaginase codes for MTTAPYAELARVTRNGVVESRHFGSVVVLDPSGAVALSAGVPDEPVLPRSTLKPVQALACLTTADAAGPASPAGRVLAGPALAIAAGSHTGDDRHVAVVRDLLAAAGLTEEALGCPVDWPEDEAARERLIRAGEQRSRIRMNCSGKHAAMLVAAVAHGWSTHDYLDPAHPVQREVAAAVARLAGAPVSTVAVDGCGAPLFGLPLTGLARTFQALVTAESGSAEARVAEAMRRHPEHVGGWHGHPNTDLMRALPGVLAKGGAEGVLGVATPDGYAVAVKAVDGSPRATTVIALAALTAAGAAVDGAPELRRVPVLGGGEPVGAVTAAIDWSAGPLRTEKED; via the coding sequence ATGACCACCGCCCCGTACGCCGAACTGGCCCGGGTCACCCGCAACGGCGTCGTGGAGAGCCGGCACTTCGGCAGCGTGGTGGTGCTCGACCCGTCCGGCGCCGTCGCGCTGAGCGCCGGCGTACCCGACGAACCGGTGCTGCCGCGCTCCACCCTGAAGCCGGTGCAGGCGCTGGCCTGCCTGACTACGGCCGACGCCGCCGGCCCCGCGTCGCCGGCCGGCCGGGTGCTCGCCGGCCCCGCGCTGGCCATCGCCGCCGGCAGCCACACCGGCGACGACCGGCACGTCGCCGTCGTCCGTGACCTGCTGGCCGCCGCCGGGCTGACCGAGGAGGCGCTCGGCTGCCCGGTCGACTGGCCGGAGGACGAGGCGGCCCGGGAACGGCTGATCCGGGCCGGCGAGCAGCGCAGCCGGATCCGGATGAACTGCTCGGGCAAGCACGCCGCCATGCTGGTCGCGGCCGTCGCCCACGGTTGGTCGACGCACGACTACCTCGACCCGGCGCATCCGGTGCAGCGCGAGGTCGCCGCCGCGGTCGCCCGCCTCGCCGGCGCCCCGGTCAGCACCGTCGCGGTGGACGGCTGCGGCGCGCCGCTGTTCGGGCTGCCACTCACCGGCCTGGCCCGCACGTTCCAGGCCCTGGTCACCGCGGAGTCGGGCAGCGCCGAGGCCCGGGTGGCCGAGGCGATGCGCCGCCATCCGGAACACGTCGGCGGGTGGCACGGCCACCCGAACACCGACCTCATGCGGGCCCTGCCCGGGGTCCTCGCCAAGGGCGGCGCCGAGGGCGTACTGGGGGTGGCGACACCCGACGGGTACGCGGTCGCCGTGAAGGCGGTCGACGGCAGCCCGCGGGCCACCACCGTCATCGCGCTCGCCGCCCTGACGGCGGCCGGCGCGGCCGTCGACGGCGCCCCGGAGCTGCGTCGGGTGCCGGTGCTCGGCGGGGGCGAACCGGTGGGCGCCGTCACCGCCGCCATCGACTGGAGTGCGGGACCGCTCCGCACGGAGAAGGAAGACTGA
- a CDS encoding copper homeostasis protein CutC codes for MTTFEICIDSVEGALAAEAAGADRVELCSALFDGGLTPSIGTIETALHRVDRIRVHVIVRPRAGDFIYSPAEVDAMVRDVRAAVAAGAHGVVIGALTAEGDVDVPTTRKLIEAAGGARITFHRAFDMVRDPFEALEQLVELGVDRVLTSGQEVSVLEGAPLIADLVRRAGDRIIVMPGGGITPRNIARIIEATGATEYHFAALVTSDSPAVHRNPRPLMGGTLHRPEYERSGTSGELVGRVLAAARA; via the coding sequence ATGACCACATTCGAGATCTGCATCGACAGCGTCGAGGGCGCGCTCGCCGCCGAGGCGGCCGGCGCCGACCGGGTGGAGCTCTGCTCCGCGCTGTTCGACGGCGGGCTGACCCCGAGCATCGGCACCATCGAGACGGCCCTGCACAGAGTGGACCGGATCCGGGTGCACGTCATCGTCCGGCCGCGCGCCGGCGACTTCATCTACTCGCCGGCCGAGGTCGACGCGATGGTGCGCGACGTACGGGCGGCGGTGGCGGCCGGCGCGCACGGCGTGGTGATCGGGGCGCTGACCGCCGAGGGGGACGTCGACGTCCCCACCACCCGCAAGCTCATCGAGGCGGCCGGCGGCGCCAGGATCACCTTCCACCGCGCGTTCGACATGGTCCGGGACCCGTTCGAGGCGTTGGAGCAGTTGGTCGAGCTGGGCGTGGACCGGGTGCTCACCTCGGGTCAGGAGGTGAGCGTCCTGGAGGGCGCGCCGCTCATCGCCGACCTGGTCCGCCGGGCCGGGGACCGCATCATCGTCATGCCGGGCGGTGGCATCACCCCCCGCAACATCGCCCGGATCATCGAGGCGACCGGGGCGACCGAGTACCACTTCGCGGCGCTGGTCACCTCCGACAGCCCGGCGGTGCACCGCAACCCGCGCCCGCTCATGGGTGGGACCCTGCACCGGCCGGAGTACGAACGTTCCGGCACGTCCGGGGAGCTGGTCGGCCGGGTGCTCGCCGCCGCCCGCGCCTGA
- a CDS encoding EAL domain-containing protein, with product MPLAAPFHAPARPEAAVLAAVALLILAGAAGQLPPAAVVALAAGVSAALAGVRLSRLAVRPPTHAGQGATEPMLRPGTRAARRAWTSTRTALLLLDATVAAAGLAAAAVPLLRPASPAVAGAGPAVVATLAALGLRRLPGGPRPPARVRLRRLVDALGPAVGLVLAGWLLLPPAVLPSPARLPVTLLLGALGMAALTALTGAHRRVAAAVCRGGVALILFGLVLLATLTTGAATGWLALLAVPPLVLGMLLVSAGATRAAAPAAVERPAPLWPRVVVPAVALLLAAGRHVGSGLPPDRTTVLLALAAVPPLVLRELLRGDDRPGTGRPAGHRRHRSHASEGGPGVGGPAVDGTGAVAVRPPDRPEQAHPAPEPADPGPARSGREVAVVGPVATPTRAGLADRAALLRALATVADAPTPAGALLMVDLHIPGAGGSAPGLDEELVAEVVHRARMVVGRDDLVAGLGGAAFAVVTTAGPVLAYEVGTRLLAALIQPYQLAGSTLRVHVSIGLAEIGADGPDDVLRQADLARRRAVQLGRDRVEWYDAFLEEQLVRRLDLERELPGAVARGELDLVYQPVLGLADRSPVGTEALLRWRSPVLGTVLPAELLPVAEDLDIVGELEWWVLDRACRQLAEWSAESRQLWMAVNVTTRELTTPDFVQRTSAVLAAYGVPADRLVVEVAEPRVGPDLPTVVARLAGLRSLGVRTALDHFRAEQASLAQLRRLPIDLLKVGARLVDGAPAAPRPLIDVVVSVGDRLGVEVVAEELESPAQVDGAHRAGCRYGQGFALARPATAERVEAYFEEFPSASR from the coding sequence GTGCCCCTCGCCGCACCGTTCCACGCCCCCGCCCGCCCGGAAGCCGCCGTTCTCGCGGCGGTCGCGCTGCTCATCCTCGCCGGCGCGGCCGGCCAGCTTCCGCCCGCGGCGGTGGTCGCGCTCGCCGCCGGCGTGTCTGCCGCGCTGGCCGGCGTACGGCTCTCCCGGCTCGCCGTCCGGCCGCCCACCCACGCGGGCCAGGGCGCTACCGAGCCGATGCTCCGGCCGGGCACGCGGGCCGCCCGCCGGGCCTGGACGTCGACCCGCACGGCACTCCTGCTGCTCGACGCCACCGTGGCCGCCGCCGGTCTGGCCGCCGCCGCGGTGCCGCTGCTCCGCCCGGCATCCCCGGCCGTCGCCGGAGCCGGCCCGGCCGTCGTGGCGACGCTCGCCGCCCTCGGGTTGCGCCGGCTGCCCGGCGGGCCGCGTCCACCCGCCCGGGTCCGCCTGCGCCGGCTCGTCGACGCGCTCGGGCCGGCGGTCGGCCTGGTCCTCGCGGGCTGGCTCCTGCTGCCACCGGCAGTCCTGCCGTCACCGGCCCGGCTGCCGGTGACTCTGCTGCTCGGCGCGCTCGGGATGGCGGCGCTCACCGCGCTGACCGGGGCGCACCGGAGGGTGGCGGCGGCCGTCTGCCGCGGTGGGGTGGCGCTGATCCTGTTCGGGCTGGTGCTGCTCGCGACCCTCACGACCGGGGCGGCGACGGGCTGGTTGGCGCTGCTGGCCGTGCCCCCGCTGGTGCTGGGCATGCTGCTCGTCTCGGCAGGAGCGACGCGGGCGGCGGCCCCGGCGGCGGTCGAGCGCCCCGCGCCACTCTGGCCGCGTGTGGTGGTCCCGGCGGTGGCGTTGCTGCTGGCCGCTGGTCGGCACGTCGGCTCGGGGCTGCCGCCGGACCGCACCACTGTCCTGCTCGCCCTGGCGGCGGTGCCACCGCTCGTGCTCCGCGAACTGCTGCGCGGCGACGACCGGCCGGGGACGGGGCGACCCGCCGGGCACCGCCGCCACCGGAGCCATGCGTCGGAGGGCGGGCCGGGGGTCGGGGGGCCGGCGGTGGACGGGACCGGGGCCGTCGCGGTGCGACCGCCGGACCGGCCGGAACAGGCTCACCCCGCACCGGAGCCGGCCGACCCGGGCCCGGCCCGATCCGGGCGCGAGGTGGCGGTGGTCGGCCCGGTGGCGACCCCCACCCGGGCCGGGCTGGCCGATCGGGCGGCGCTGCTGCGCGCCCTCGCCACCGTGGCTGACGCGCCGACGCCGGCCGGGGCGTTGCTGATGGTCGACCTGCACATCCCGGGCGCGGGCGGGAGCGCGCCCGGACTCGACGAGGAACTGGTGGCCGAGGTGGTCCACCGGGCCCGCATGGTGGTCGGCCGCGACGACCTGGTCGCGGGCCTGGGCGGCGCCGCCTTCGCGGTGGTCACCACGGCCGGCCCGGTCCTGGCGTACGAGGTGGGCACGCGACTGCTGGCCGCGCTGATCCAGCCGTACCAGTTGGCCGGGTCGACGCTCCGGGTGCACGTGAGCATCGGGCTGGCCGAGATCGGTGCCGACGGGCCGGATGACGTGCTCCGCCAGGCCGACCTGGCCCGGCGGCGGGCCGTGCAGCTCGGCCGGGACCGCGTCGAGTGGTACGACGCGTTCCTGGAGGAGCAGCTGGTCCGCCGGCTCGACCTGGAGCGCGAGTTGCCCGGCGCGGTCGCCCGAGGCGAGTTGGACCTGGTCTACCAACCGGTGCTCGGCTTGGCCGACCGGTCACCGGTCGGCACCGAGGCGCTGCTGCGCTGGCGCAGCCCGGTGCTCGGCACGGTGCTCCCCGCCGAGCTGCTGCCGGTGGCGGAGGACCTGGACATCGTGGGTGAGCTGGAGTGGTGGGTCCTCGACCGGGCCTGCCGCCAGCTCGCCGAGTGGTCCGCGGAGAGCCGGCAGCTCTGGATGGCGGTCAACGTCACCACCAGGGAGCTGACCACACCGGACTTCGTGCAGCGCACGTCCGCGGTCCTCGCCGCGTACGGGGTGCCGGCGGACCGGTTGGTGGTGGAGGTGGCCGAGCCGCGGGTCGGACCCGACCTGCCGACCGTGGTGGCCCGGCTGGCCGGGCTGCGCTCGCTCGGCGTCCGCACCGCGCTGGACCACTTCCGCGCCGAGCAGGCGTCGCTGGCCCAGCTCCGCCGGCTCCCGATCGACCTGCTCAAGGTCGGTGCCCGTCTGGTCGACGGGGCCCCGGCCGCGCCGCGCCCGCTGATCGACGTGGTGGTGAGCGTCGGTGACCGGCTCGGGGTCGAGGTGGTGGCGGAGGAGTTGGAGTCACCGGCGCAGGTCGACGGCGCACACCGGGCCGGCTGTCGCTACGGGCAGGGTTTCGCCCTCGCCCGGCCGGCCACCGCCGAGCGGGTCGAGGCGTACTTCGAGGAGTTCCCGTCCGCGTCGCGCTGA
- a CDS encoding PH domain-containing protein, with the protein MSRSDSVRFRYNQAILAAAIIAFIGALPLANARTYLLPVLLVPLAVGIWAWRAGTDADARELRVRALAGQRRIPWDHVVELATDPRGRAVARLDDGQEVLLPAVRATDLPRLVSATGQTLPGAAG; encoded by the coding sequence GTGAGTAGGTCCGACAGCGTCCGCTTCCGGTACAACCAGGCCATCCTCGCCGCGGCGATCATCGCCTTCATCGGCGCCCTGCCGCTGGCCAACGCGCGGACGTACCTGCTACCGGTGTTGCTCGTCCCGCTCGCCGTCGGCATCTGGGCCTGGCGGGCCGGCACCGACGCGGACGCCCGCGAGCTGCGCGTGCGGGCGCTCGCCGGGCAGCGCCGGATCCCCTGGGACCACGTGGTCGAGCTGGCCACCGACCCGCGCGGGCGGGCCGTGGCCCGGCTCGACGACGGGCAGGAGGTCCTCCTGCCCGCGGTCCGCGCGACCGACCTGCCCCGGCTCGTCTCGGCCACCGGGCAGACGCTGCCCGGCGCCGCCGGCTGA
- a CDS encoding 2-hydroxyacid dehydrogenase — protein sequence MKVWIPHETGQPLLGELPPAVTVEVVEDPDKLPSGATGVRFWVPPFLAGSDAARLLHELPDLEVVQLLSAGADAWVGRMPEGVTLCDARGVHDPSTAEWVVAAILAQLRAFPVFARAQARREWAYEAVAPTDELTGKRVLIVGAGSIGSAVRDRLAPFDVTFTLVARTARPEQGVHGVAELPRLLPEADVVVVLVPLTDQTRGLVDATFLAAMRDGALLVNAARGPVARTEALAAELGTGRISAALDVTDPEPLPADHPLWSMPNVLLTPHVAGSVRGLLPRAYRLVGDQVRRFAAGEPLLNEVVDGY from the coding sequence GTGAAGGTATGGATTCCGCACGAGACCGGTCAGCCGCTCCTCGGTGAGCTGCCACCGGCGGTCACCGTCGAAGTCGTCGAGGACCCCGACAAGCTCCCGTCCGGGGCGACCGGCGTCCGGTTCTGGGTGCCGCCGTTCCTCGCCGGTTCGGACGCCGCCCGGCTCCTCCACGAGCTGCCCGACCTCGAGGTGGTCCAGTTGCTCTCCGCCGGCGCGGACGCCTGGGTCGGCCGGATGCCGGAGGGGGTGACCCTCTGCGACGCCCGCGGGGTGCACGACCCGTCCACCGCCGAGTGGGTGGTCGCCGCGATCCTGGCCCAGCTGCGGGCGTTCCCCGTGTTCGCCCGCGCGCAGGCCCGGCGGGAGTGGGCGTACGAGGCGGTGGCGCCCACCGACGAGCTGACCGGCAAGCGGGTGCTGATCGTCGGCGCCGGCTCGATCGGCTCCGCGGTACGCGACCGGCTGGCACCGTTCGACGTGACGTTCACGCTGGTCGCCCGGACGGCCCGTCCGGAGCAGGGCGTGCACGGCGTGGCGGAGCTGCCCCGGCTGTTGCCGGAGGCCGACGTGGTGGTGGTGCTGGTGCCGCTCACCGACCAGACCCGCGGCCTCGTCGACGCGACGTTCCTCGCCGCGATGCGGGACGGGGCGCTGCTGGTCAACGCCGCCCGTGGCCCGGTGGCCCGGACCGAGGCGTTGGCCGCCGAGCTCGGCACCGGGCGGATCTCCGCCGCGCTGGACGTCACCGACCCCGAGCCGCTGCCCGCCGATCACCCGCTGTGGAGCATGCCCAACGTGCTGCTCACGCCGCACGTCGCCGGCTCGGTCCGGGGTCTGCTGCCGCGGGCGTACCGGCTGGTGGGTGACCAGGTGCGGCGGTTCGCGGCGGGTGAGCCGCTGCTCAACGAGGTCGTCGACGGCTACTGA
- a CDS encoding SpoIIE family protein phosphatase → MIDGSPQDAVPRAVGPPPALGDPARLRALAETGLDAAPDEAFDRFARLVSDLLDVPVALVSLVAIDRQFFPGAVGLPEPWADRRETPLSHSFCQHVVDLEVPMVLPDARLYPRVRENLAIPDLGVVAYAGMPLTDLSGNILGSLCAIDSKPRAWTAAQLRTLADLAAACSSELRLRIALDGADQARRRAEEAHERLRLVAGLSERLGGTLDVATALHRLADATVPLLADWCLVSLVGPTGVPREVTAVHRDPARAADVSRFAELLRTELGPRSITRAVLRTGQPVLVSAATLADIERATHSPAMPAIAARLGFASHLTVPITATGGTVLGAITLVNDARRPAFDDRDLITAVEVGRRAAQAIGNSARYGEQRHVAEVLQHSMLPRLPEVPGLELAARYQPAADRVEVGGDWYDAFLQPDGDLIAAIGDVAGHDIEAAATMGQLRNLVRGNAYGRSDAVSELMTHLDDVIRGLRLRTAATATLVRLRTDGAGGHAVTWSNAGHPPALLVRAGGAVEVLAGPAEPLLGLARPTRRSSRATGLAGRDTLLLYTDGLIERRDRPIDEGLAELAARLAGKDRIPLDDLCDLLLDAAHRGEDDVALLAVRAR, encoded by the coding sequence ATGATCGACGGCTCTCCCCAGGACGCTGTCCCGCGTGCCGTCGGCCCTCCCCCGGCGCTCGGCGACCCGGCTCGGCTGCGGGCGCTCGCCGAGACCGGCCTGGACGCGGCGCCGGACGAGGCGTTCGACCGGTTCGCCCGGCTGGTGAGCGACCTGCTCGACGTGCCGGTCGCGCTGGTCTCGTTGGTCGCCATCGACCGCCAGTTCTTTCCCGGGGCGGTCGGCCTTCCGGAACCGTGGGCCGACCGGCGGGAGACTCCGCTCAGCCACTCGTTCTGCCAGCACGTGGTCGACCTCGAGGTGCCGATGGTGCTGCCGGACGCCCGGCTCTATCCGCGGGTCCGGGAGAACCTGGCGATCCCCGACCTCGGCGTGGTCGCGTACGCCGGCATGCCGCTGACCGACCTGTCCGGAAACATCCTCGGATCGCTCTGCGCCATCGACAGCAAGCCCCGGGCGTGGACGGCGGCCCAGCTGCGTACCCTCGCCGACCTGGCCGCGGCGTGTTCGTCGGAGCTGCGGTTGCGGATCGCGCTGGACGGCGCCGACCAGGCGCGGCGGCGGGCAGAGGAGGCGCACGAGCGGTTGCGGTTGGTGGCAGGCCTGAGCGAACGGCTGGGCGGGACGCTCGACGTGGCGACCGCGCTGCACCGGCTGGCGGACGCCACGGTGCCGCTGCTGGCCGACTGGTGCCTGGTGTCGCTGGTCGGCCCGACCGGTGTGCCCCGCGAGGTGACCGCGGTGCACCGCGATCCGGCCCGGGCGGCCGACGTCAGCCGGTTCGCCGAGCTGCTGCGTACCGAACTCGGCCCGCGGTCGATCACCCGGGCGGTGCTGCGCACCGGTCAGCCGGTGCTGGTCAGCGCGGCCACCCTGGCCGACATCGAGCGGGCCACGCACAGCCCGGCGATGCCGGCGATCGCCGCCCGGCTCGGATTCGCCTCCCACCTGACCGTGCCGATCACCGCTACCGGCGGCACCGTGCTGGGCGCCATCACCCTGGTCAATGACGCGCGCCGGCCCGCCTTCGACGATCGGGACCTCATCACCGCGGTGGAGGTCGGGCGCCGGGCGGCGCAGGCGATCGGCAACAGCGCGAGGTACGGCGAGCAGCGCCACGTCGCCGAGGTGCTCCAGCACAGCATGCTGCCTCGGCTGCCGGAGGTCCCCGGGCTGGAGCTCGCGGCCCGCTACCAGCCCGCGGCCGACCGGGTCGAGGTGGGCGGCGACTGGTACGACGCCTTCCTCCAGCCCGACGGGGACCTGATCGCGGCGATCGGGGACGTGGCCGGGCACGACATCGAGGCGGCGGCGACCATGGGCCAGCTGCGCAACCTGGTCCGGGGCAACGCGTACGGCCGGTCCGACGCGGTCAGCGAGTTGATGACCCACCTGGACGACGTGATCCGCGGGCTACGCCTGCGCACCGCCGCCACCGCGACGCTGGTCCGGCTCCGCACCGACGGGGCCGGCGGTCATGCGGTCACCTGGTCCAACGCCGGCCACCCGCCGGCGCTCCTGGTCCGGGCCGGCGGCGCGGTGGAGGTGCTCGCCGGGCCGGCGGAGCCGCTGCTCGGCCTGGCCCGGCCGACCCGCCGCAGCAGCCGGGCGACCGGCTTGGCCGGCCGGGACACCCTGCTGCTCTACACCGACGGGCTCATCGAGCGGCGGGACCGGCCAATCGACGAGGGGCTGGCCGAGCTGGCCGCCCGGCTCGCGGGAAAGGACCGGATACCGCTCGACGACCTCTGCGACCTGCTGCTCGACGCGGCCCACCGCGGCGAGGACGACGTGGCGCTGCTGGCCGTCCGGGCGCGGTGA
- a CDS encoding PQQ-dependent sugar dehydrogenase → MSARPPYPRTRRARRALVASCAALLLAATGCSFGEPDPDPAGEPPTFPTPSASPAQGGAGQQVVATVLAKGLRVPWAIGFLPDGAALVTERDSGRILKVGPESGPDGLRVTVAQTITDVAAAGEGGLLGLAVSPDYQRDRTLFVYYTTEEDNRIVRLQLGGEPTPILTGIPKAGIHNGGGLGFGPDGQLYASTGDAGDRPHAQDAKSLGGKILRITRDGKPASGNPFPGSPVWSLGHRNVQGFAWDASKRMYAVEFGQNTWDEINEIVKGKNYGWPQVEGRSDDKRFANPITQWATSDASCSGLAAVDRLLVTGCLRGKRLWVVELTDTGTVLGQPRELLTNRYGRLRAVAAAPDGSIWVTTSNHDGRGDPTAEDDRILRLVFADGGAGRS, encoded by the coding sequence GTGAGCGCCCGTCCCCCGTACCCTCGCACCCGCCGTGCCCGGAGGGCACTGGTGGCGTCGTGCGCGGCGCTGCTCCTGGCCGCGACCGGATGCAGCTTCGGCGAGCCCGATCCCGACCCGGCGGGCGAGCCGCCGACCTTCCCGACCCCGTCGGCCTCGCCGGCGCAGGGCGGGGCCGGCCAGCAGGTGGTCGCCACGGTGCTGGCTAAGGGTTTGCGGGTGCCCTGGGCGATCGGGTTCCTGCCCGACGGCGCCGCGCTGGTCACCGAGCGGGACAGCGGCCGGATCCTCAAGGTGGGCCCGGAGTCGGGGCCGGACGGCCTGCGGGTCACCGTGGCGCAGACCATCACCGACGTGGCCGCGGCCGGTGAGGGCGGCCTGCTCGGCCTCGCCGTGTCCCCCGACTACCAGCGGGACCGGACGCTCTTCGTCTACTACACGACCGAGGAGGACAACCGGATCGTCCGGTTGCAGCTCGGCGGCGAGCCCACGCCGATCCTCACCGGCATCCCGAAGGCGGGCATCCACAACGGCGGTGGGCTCGGCTTCGGCCCGGACGGCCAGCTCTACGCGAGCACCGGCGACGCCGGCGACCGCCCCCACGCGCAGGACGCCAAGAGCCTGGGCGGCAAGATCCTGCGGATCACCCGGGACGGCAAGCCGGCGTCCGGCAACCCTTTCCCGGGTTCACCCGTCTGGTCGCTGGGGCACCGCAACGTGCAGGGCTTCGCCTGGGACGCCAGCAAGCGGATGTACGCGGTGGAGTTCGGCCAGAACACCTGGGACGAGATCAACGAGATCGTCAAGGGAAAGAACTACGGGTGGCCACAGGTCGAGGGGCGGTCCGACGACAAGCGCTTCGCCAACCCGATCACCCAGTGGGCCACCTCGGACGCTTCCTGTTCTGGGCTGGCCGCGGTGGACCGGTTGCTGGTCACCGGGTGCCTGCGCGGGAAGCGGCTCTGGGTGGTCGAGCTGACCGACACCGGCACGGTGCTCGGCCAGCCTCGGGAACTGCTGACCAACCGGTACGGGCGGCTGCGGGCGGTCGCCGCCGCGCCGGACGGGTCGATCTGGGTGACCACGTCCAACCACGACGGGCGGGGCGACCCGACCGCGGAGGACGACCGGATCCTGCGGCTGGTCTTCGCCGACGGCGGCGCCGGACGGAGCTGA
- a CDS encoding metallophosphoesterase codes for MDGQQNEQHGTGGDETPATGRRRAWTAWRAWAARVATARSGRRSPLRMAGMTLAVMVVTLAGVIIGVVGGGRVDTDLGPFQATLTISPTTDGGTTVDIPPLGALLLDSHDGPTRLTVRLGALDQRRTEALIDDPASIQRASQSAVEDVRAGVMRLGLRTVASAVLATMLLAALVFRNARRTAWSGGLALLLTVGSLATAAGTLRPQAIEEPRYEGLLVNAPAVVGDARRIANDYTRYAEQLQRLVTNVSQLYTTVSGLPVFEPAPDTTRVLHVSDMHLNPTGWQLIRTVVEQFDIDVVIDTGDITDWGSEPEASFVGSIGVLQKPYVFIRGNHDSGRTAAAVARQPNAIVLQNSTTTVAGLTIAGIGDPRFTPDKNTSPAGSGLTKQVAEQVIGVGEQLADTVRKSPEPVNIALVHDPASAGPLSGTCPLVLAGHTHARQVSKLPQQPGLMPTQLMVEGSTGGAGLRGLEGEKPTPLSMSVLYFDKEKLLQAYDDITVGGTGQAQVSLERHVIQDPKAGEPVPVTPTPTR; via the coding sequence ATGGACGGGCAGCAGAACGAGCAGCACGGCACCGGGGGCGACGAGACCCCGGCGACCGGCCGTCGCCGCGCCTGGACCGCCTGGCGCGCGTGGGCGGCGCGGGTCGCCACGGCCCGGAGCGGTCGACGCAGCCCACTGCGGATGGCGGGCATGACGCTCGCGGTCATGGTGGTCACCCTGGCCGGGGTGATCATCGGCGTCGTCGGTGGCGGCCGGGTGGACACCGACCTCGGGCCGTTCCAGGCGACCCTCACCATCTCCCCCACCACCGACGGGGGGACCACGGTGGACATCCCGCCGTTGGGCGCGCTGCTGCTGGACAGCCACGACGGGCCGACCCGGCTGACCGTCCGGCTCGGGGCGCTCGACCAGCGGCGCACCGAGGCGCTGATCGACGACCCGGCGAGCATCCAGCGGGCCAGCCAGTCCGCCGTCGAGGACGTGCGGGCGGGGGTGATGCGGCTGGGGCTGCGTACCGTCGCCTCCGCCGTGCTGGCCACCATGCTGCTGGCCGCCCTGGTCTTCCGCAACGCGCGCCGCACCGCCTGGTCCGGCGGGTTGGCTCTGCTGCTCACCGTCGGCAGCCTCGCCACGGCCGCGGGCACGCTGCGCCCGCAGGCGATCGAGGAGCCACGGTACGAGGGACTGCTGGTCAACGCGCCGGCCGTCGTCGGTGACGCGCGGCGGATCGCCAACGACTACACCCGGTACGCCGAACAGCTCCAGCGGCTGGTCACCAACGTGAGCCAGCTCTACACCACCGTGTCGGGGCTGCCGGTGTTCGAGCCCGCGCCCGACACCACCCGGGTGCTGCACGTCTCGGACATGCACCTCAACCCGACCGGCTGGCAGCTGATCCGGACGGTGGTGGAGCAGTTCGACATCGACGTGGTGATCGACACCGGCGACATCACCGACTGGGGCAGCGAGCCGGAGGCCTCGTTCGTCGGCTCGATCGGCGTGCTGCAGAAGCCGTACGTGTTCATCCGCGGCAACCACGACTCGGGCCGGACGGCGGCGGCGGTGGCCCGGCAGCCGAACGCGATCGTGCTGCAGAACTCGACCACGACGGTCGCCGGGCTCACCATCGCCGGCATCGGCGACCCGCGGTTCACGCCCGACAAGAACACCTCCCCGGCCGGCAGCGGGCTCACCAAGCAGGTGGCCGAGCAGGTCATCGGGGTCGGCGAGCAGCTCGCCGACACCGTCCGCAAGTCGCCCGAGCCGGTGAACATCGCGCTGGTGCACGATCCGGCCTCGGCCGGTCCGCTGTCCGGCACCTGCCCGCTGGTGCTGGCCGGGCACACCCACGCCCGGCAGGTGTCGAAGCTGCCGCAGCAGCCGGGGCTGATGCCGACCCAGCTGATGGTGGAGGGCTCGACCGGTGGCGCCGGGCTGCGCGGCCTGGAGGGCGAGAAGCCGACCCCGCTGTCGATGAGCGTGCTCTACTTCGACAAGGAGAAGCTGCTCCAGGCGTACGACGACATCACCGTGGGCGGCACCGGTCAGGCGCAGGTGAGCCTGGAGCGGCACGTGATCCAGGATCCGAAGGCCGGCGAACCCGTCCCGGTCACCCCCACCCCCACCCGCTGA